A window of Methanolobus sediminis contains these coding sequences:
- a CDS encoding UDP-glucuronic acid decarboxylase family protein: protein MKSIVTGGAGFLGSHLCDLLLEKGHEVVCIDNLVTGNTKNLDHINSDKFTYLKHDVTKPIYFDDKIDYIFHLASPASPVDYLELPIQTLKVGALGTYNMLGLAKEKGARLLIASTSEVYGDPQVNPQPETYWGNVNPIGPRGVYDEAKRYAEAITMAYHRYHGIDTRIVRIFNTYGPRMRANDGRVVPNFINQALKEEDITVYGNGSQTRSFCYVSDLIEGIYRLMMSDFTDSVNIGNPAEMTVLKFAEEVIDIIGSKSKIVFKDLPVDDPKVRRPDISRAKEVLKWEPKVGLREGLEKTIRYFENIESNKN, encoded by the coding sequence ATGAAGTCAATAGTAACCGGTGGTGCAGGTTTTTTAGGATCACATCTGTGTGATCTCCTACTTGAGAAAGGACATGAGGTAGTTTGCATAGATAACCTTGTGACGGGGAATACAAAGAATCTTGACCACATTAACTCGGATAAATTTACCTATTTGAAACACGATGTAACCAAACCAATATATTTTGATGATAAGATCGATTATATATTCCACCTGGCAAGTCCTGCTTCCCCAGTTGATTATCTCGAATTACCAATTCAGACATTAAAAGTGGGAGCTCTGGGTACTTATAATATGCTAGGGCTGGCAAAAGAGAAAGGTGCAAGATTGCTTATTGCCTCTACTTCTGAAGTTTATGGAGATCCTCAGGTCAATCCTCAGCCTGAAACCTATTGGGGGAATGTGAACCCTATTGGACCCAGAGGAGTCTATGACGAAGCGAAACGTTATGCTGAAGCTATTACTATGGCGTATCACAGGTATCACGGCATAGATACCAGAATCGTACGTATATTCAACACATATGGGCCACGTATGCGTGCAAATGACGGAAGGGTTGTCCCGAATTTTATAAACCAGGCACTAAAGGAGGAAGATATCACTGTGTATGGTAATGGAAGCCAGACAAGGTCCTTTTGTTACGTTTCCGATCTCATAGAGGGAATATACAGACTGATGATGTCTGATTTTACAGATTCTGTGAACATAGGCAATCCTGCCGAAATGACAGTGTTGAAGTTTGCAGAAGAAGTTATTGATATAATTGGAAGCAAATCAAAGATCGTATTCAAAGACTTACCAGTTGATGATCCGAAAGTAAGAAGACCTGATATAAGCAGAGCTAAAGAGGTTCTCAAATGGGAACCAAAGGTCGGATTGAGGGAAGGGTTAGAGAAGACTATCAGATATTTTGAGAACATAGAATCCAATAAAAACTAA